A region of the Arachis hypogaea cultivar Tifrunner chromosome 15, arahy.Tifrunner.gnm2.J5K5, whole genome shotgun sequence genome:
TTTTATAGATGTACCAAATGACAAAtggagatgatgataataattaaCAGCTTCAATAGCATTCAGCATGAACACACTATAATTATGTTGTTCACCAATGTGTTTGTTTTGTCAACTGCTCAATATTATATCAACACATTTTCTTAGCCAATCTGCATGTGGTTACTGAAATATCTCCCTTGGAACCAAGGAATTATATCACCAGTTCTTGTTTAAAGCAAGAGATGAGATACCTAACCATATTTTTTAACTTGATACCTGAATATTGCACAAAGATTATGTTCTAGTATGTTCTGAAAGAGAATGTATTACTAGTATTTCAAATTCTGAGTTTATCACTTCCTCTGTTGACTTGTGCTGTTAAATTTTATGAACAAATATACCCTTTTTTCAATCTGCATTATTTTGAGCAGCTTAGTCCAGCAGCCTAATGATGTAAGCTACATTTTTTTAGATAACTACCAAAAAATGCTACCACTTATACTACTTGTAGTGGTATCAATTCTGTTTATCATATTTCCCATTATTGTTTATTAGTATATATAGTCAGGCTTAAAAAATCTATTACTGCCATTATCTTGCTGTCGAATTCTAATTAATAATCTCGGAGTGCGTAGGTAACTTACGCTTTCCGAAAATTGAGGGCTAGGAATTCCTGCAGCCAAGGATCTGAACAGAGGTGTAACTTGAGGAGGGGAACTGAACTCTGTCATTGATGAGGCAGAAACAATGCCATCTTTGTTCATCCGATCCTTATTTAATGCGAAAACATCTGTTACCGAAAACATTACATAACTAATTAGCTATTCTTTCTTTATTAAAATGTTAGGACATCAAGATTAAGATATAAGAACTATTTCTTGAGAAATTATTaggaggaaaaagaaaatctAGTTCAAAATCCAGTTGAGAAAACTAATCATTTAAATTGAAATAGAGTCAAAATGTGGTTAGTCACCCCTAAACTAGAAATACTTTCACTCAAAATTCCTATCTTACCTTGATCCAAAGTTGCAGTAGAAAGAACACCTTGCTCACATTCCTTTTGATCTCCAATGTGTATTGACTTGAGTTCAGTTTCAATTTCCTGATGCAGCGAGTGTTCCGAGTTGTCGGCACCCAAATGAGGGAGGAGAGTTGATCCTGTGCTGTACTCAGAACTGCCAGGAGAGTCTTCATATAATTCCATTTGCCTAGAATACAATCCGAAACTATAGTCCTCATAGGACTTTGTGTTTTGAATGGATTTAAATTTCCTCCAACATGGTTGAATTCTCTCACTATTACTCTTCAATTCCTCCAACCAATCTCCTAGATCTACAAGCTGTAGATCCGGAACCTTACATCTCGGACCATCAGACTCTTTGGTTCGTCTCAGAAACTCTTGAAGAACCTGGCATCAATACCATAGGCATTAGAAGATAATTGAGAGGGGAAAAGGTCAAAGCTTTACTATGATTATCTGAAAGTTTTCATCATCATATTTGAGACTTTAATGTCAAAGAAGTTAGTCACTGAGTAATGCTTATAATTAACTAATGGTTTGGCAGAAAGTTAAGTGGGCCTATGCATTATCCATGCTTTTATCAAGAAATTATCACATGATCATAATAAGATTAATACTTTGTGATTAGCTTATTAAGCTATGAAGCCTCACCTTCCATGCATTTTCTAGACTTTGGTCCATGTTCTCTGCATCAACTTTTAGAGCTAATGAACTTAGGAACTCTGCTTGTTGCATCAATGCGTTTATCTTTGGATCGTCCTTTTTGAGGAATGTCCCTTGCAACTTGTTTTGGCCTATAATAGCAAGATAAACCAAAAGTTAATTTagccaaaagaaagaaaaataaaactaaacatgAAAAGAAAAGGCTGGACATATCAATATATCATCGTGTTTACTTGTTTTCATCTTACAGCCGAAGAACATTACCATAACCATTAAACTTCAAACTGCAGATATCATGCTGATCTGGTAAGTTGTTGACATTATGAGAGTTCTGAGGTAGTACGGCGAATGGCGCTCTTGGCTGCTGACTTATCTGACTTCCATTTTGTTTATGTAATCTGTCTCCATAGTTTATCCTTTCTTCTACCACTGGAATATGTGACCTCCTATATCGCAATAACGTTATCACTCTTCTATGAAGAATCTTTTGTGTATTTTGCTACTGAAGTTTATGATACTCTACCTCATCTTCTTAGTAGACACACCAGATTCTGATGCTGAATCTGTAACATATCCATGTTGTAGAATAACCCTCTTATTATTTGAATTGGTGTATGAAGTGTGGTTCTCTTTCGCTAATGCTTCATATTTCGCTCTCTTTTTGCGCAATGTGGAGAACCGGTTCTTAACAGCATTATCCGTTCTGCACACAAAAGCAGGGAAGCATTGTATTAAGAATAGTTGTTGCTAACATTTCTATTGTAATTTTCATGTAAGTATATGAATGAATTTCTGGTTACCTGCCTGGAACCACCTTTGATATTTCTGTCCACCGGTTACCAAATAGTTTCTGAGCCTACAGAGACAATAGCAATCACACCGAGTCAAAACAAAGATAAATTTCAAGTGAGATACATTTTGTCTAATCTGCAGAACTTTAGGAATAGAAGAATACAAATAAAAGATGTTGGTTTAATGGGGTGTTTGGAAAACAATAATTTCAAGAAAATAATCATTCTTATTTTTCAATCAGCTGATCAATGGAGAAAACAGAAAGAAGCAtgcaaagaaaaagatgaaagtccAAATTTTCAAAGTCATATTGATTGATTATTTCGAAATGAAGTTCCTAATTACCTCACACAAGAGCATATCTTCCTCCGGTGACCAACCCCCTTTCTTGAAATCAGAATTCAAGTAAGTGAACCATCTGGTTAATTTATAAGTTTAAAGAAGCATCAgattgagaaaaaagaaaaacaacaaataaaacaaGAATCATCAAAACAAAACCATCTTGAATAAGCCATGATcataatttgaaattcaaataaataaaacaaacctCACCTCCTTCTGCACTGTCTTGTAgttttatccttgaatttagaaGCAATAATACCCCAACTGCAAATAGTTATTACAATTCAAAAATCCCTTAGTATCATCTCACATAACCATGTCAAATATGAAAAAATCACTACATAACTCAATATAGTGAAAAAGTGTGGTGTTATGAGTACTTTTCAGTTCCATGGATTCCAACCTGCTCCCTCAGAATATCATCCTCCTGAAACTCACATAACACAAcatataaattaattatcataaacAAAAACACTTCTAAACAATAATAGAAAAAACTTGTAGTGTAGTAAGAGAAGATGGAACCTCTTGAGTCCACATAACAATGCGATGCTCCTTCTTCTTATTAGATTCTTCATTATTGGCCACCACCACTacctgcttctgcttctgcttcttcaTATTATCTTGCATGATCTTTTTTGTGTCTTgaatattcttttgtttattctaTATTATTAGTGTCGTGGCGCTTGCTCTCTCTATCAGAGACGCTcccttctttatttttatttgttttttaccGGAGCCAAGTTGCATGCTAAAGCCAACGCTCTCCCTTTATAATATACCAAAGCTTTTAGCAATTTTATTACAAAAGAgagagatattttaaaaattaaaaaaaaaaaagaaaagaaaacaaaaagggggggaaagaaggaaaagaaaacccCTTGTTACTTGTGTATCATCAAATCAAACTTTTACAAGAAAAGAGTGACTGTTCCAAAACGGGAACCGTAATAAGAATAAGATTGCATTCTGAAAAGTGACCTTAATAAGAGAAAAGCCATATGCTCTCAAAATGAAAACAAAACGGATATCATTAGTGTTAGTACCCTCCAAAGATATGGCCTCGGATTCTAACTTTTCAGAACTTTGATCACAGAGAAAAATAGCATCTTATTATTCTCTCTGTAACCAAAGCAGAACATAACAGGACACTCAAGTTAGGAGAGACCCAAatgaaatgagagagagagagatagaaaatGGGCAATGGAGAATACATAAAAGGGTACTATAAGGGTTCATGGGTTTCGATCAAAATCTAATTTTCCGAAacccgagagagagagagagagagagagagagagagagagagggtgaatGTTATGTATGTGTAGTATTTTGGTGGAGTATGCAATTGATGAGGCAGAAAAGGTGGTGGTGATAGATCTAAAATTTGAACAACTTTGGGAAtttaaacggaaaaaaaaaaagaaaagaaaaaaggtagTGTTTTTGTTCAAAGTTGGTTAAGTAGACATAGACAAGTACCTCGACTAAGAATGTTGTGATTTTGAGAGATCTCTGCTATATTCTGGGCGGAGACTGAAAATCCAGAGAGAGAAAACAATGgcatcagagagagagagagacagagagagagagagaggacatTCGATTGAATCAGAGACTTTTCTTAGTTTAGTTAGATGGAACAGTCCGTGGAGAGTAGAGACAGTGTACTAGGGAGTGAGTCATGGGTCACCCTCCCAAACTGTTTTCTCgtctttaattttttctattttatatttttccacAAAGGGTCACATAGATTAGTAAATGTTAGGGCAGAAACTCTGAGGTGGAATCGATTTGaggtaaagttgatagttgagaaccgttttataaaaatttaatcaaatcagttaaatcatttaatcgctctcaattatcaactttgtAGGAAGTCGACTGTACTTAAATTTCTACTAAAtgttagttatttattttgttgaaGTTAATTTCTATTCacgattaatataaaaatatttatatatatttatttaaaaatttaattttaatatacttttaataatgtgaaatattttataatgtcaatatattaaaattaaatctttatttaattatacaTTATGATATAATTCAGttgatattttagtattaaatcttttatatttatttgaaaataaataaataaatattgtcaagataagaaagaacaaaaaaaactattttacttTTTTGCATATTTGGTTATATGTGCTGCATAAATGATTATTCGGAAAAATGAATTTGTTTAAGAGAtcgtataataaataattttatatagtaagtatattaaaattaaattttttattataatagaaaaagagaaatagtaaaaagaaaaatctttATTATTCATTAATAAACAATAGTGAAATGGGGTGAACAAATATATAAAGAATCATATAATTCAATTTTAGCAATAAATTAAAGAGGTAACGAATAGTGAGGGGGTATGAAGGAAATGTTTGAATATAACGCGGAATTTATTTTATGAGAAGGTGCGTGCATTGTGTATTATGGTGGCGTAGACTACTGTACTCTCACTCTCCACTACGCACTTTAAAGTAAAAGAGGTACTCACCAATTTACCATGCTATGATGATGATTTTGCAGTAGAGAAAGTAAACAATTTCTGATCAACTATTGCATGCAAATGATGCAAGCTAAGTGATAGGGgtagagtatatgtatatatatacacacacatattCTTAGTAAGTAtgttatatttgaattttaatttctgataTTTTAAGGATCCATGAGAAGGTACGTGACCTAACCAATGTGAGCGTTGCATCCTCAAACCTCATCAAACCCTTTGTCTTTTGCATTGGAATTAAATGGCTCGTGATATCTTCATGCGCTTCATTAAATTTGATCAAATTTGATCAAGGATAAAGGATGATAATATAgacaccaatatatatatatataacgtctCATAGGATGAATATAATTTGATGTATATTATTAATCTTATATATAGTATTTGGTGTAACActgtataaaatataatattgtatatttactaattttttcaAACATGAGTAAATAAAAATGCTACTATTTTGTTCTAATAGGACATTTAAACACACAAAAATGTCTAatatcttttgttattttcttaaaaaaaaaaaaagttaaactcTATATATAAGCAAATGTTAATGTATGCACTACTCTTATTATAGAGGTAAAGTCGAGTATTAACGTgtttctcttaaaaaaataatttgatattagagTTAAGAAGTAAATTAATAggctttgaatttttatttttttaattttttaatttcaaatagtTAACTTAATTAACAAGTTATGTTTAAGTAtcaattattcatataaaatatagtaaaaaatagaaaattaaaatttatctaattaataaaaaatactaataaagagGGACAAGGATGGAccatataattataaagactttttGTGAACAATAAactataattcaaatgacatCATCTCTTTATACTCATTTAAAAGTTGTGGATTCGAATCACACTCCTAActttgaaaaaaacaaaaaattataaggaCTTTTCCCTTGCTTATTTGAATTTACCTTGTGGGTCGATTCTAAGCAGCGTTACGTCAAAAGGGTACCATTCAAGATTGGAAAATTCAAATTCGAGCGTTCATAATAAACTAAAGTCCAACTTTAATTTCTTCTGTCCGGTATTGGGAAAATGACTCCAATCTTAACATTTGCATAGCCAAAAATACAAGGGAAGCTAAATTAATTAAGATCAATTAAATTATTGATATCCCAAAATGGAAGAAACCCTGTTGCTTAAAAATTGGAAAAATATAATCATCAAAACGGCGTGACGGAAAGAGCAATATTAAGTACTATATAACATGAGCCCACAGCGAAGTGACCTAAACCTAACAATGCTGGAATTTAGTATACACTTAAACTTTCTTTAgtcaaatttaatttcaaattatgtgACATCATCATGGGTCTCAAATTAGCTTATACGGATTATGATAAATCTGAATTTGAAGATATTAATTAGTAGCGATTAATtaataatctatatttttatcttagtcttttttggttatatatatataggtgtagACAAAGGTAACAAATTAAAGCACGTATGTTTGtggagagagaaaaaggaaaaaaaaaaaagacaaaagaaagaaaattaacccACTAAACCCTTCCATCAACTTCAATGTACTTAAAAGCAGCAAAACAAGAAATGAAAAGGGGGTGTTTATGTTTAACCATAGTTTTTAGTGGTACTAATAACACATGATCTTAATTAACTTTCTGGTGTTGCTCCTATAAACAAAACGGTTTTACCTACCAGATCCACCATGTCCTACGTGGACAGACAAGACGGTCGTGTGACACGTGGAGAGttcaaaattaaaaagagaagggCTTGCATGAGTGAGAGCcaccttattattattaatctAACGATTCCATTGGAAAATAATTAGAAGATAATTAACTTAGAatcaattagttaaaaaataaatttattacaccaaaaaaatttattattctaattttttaaattttaaaattaaaaataaaaattattttttagttaattagtttcaAATTGACTACACTCTAATTGgtcttttaaactttttcttAATCTattaaataagaataataatatttgctTTTTAAATGTTGAAATTGGTGGAGCCCTAATAAGATTGGCATAAACCTACAAGATGGCCACCTCATTGTTCCCTGTCTTGACACCCGAATCTCCCGCCAAAAGTAACCTATTCATTAATTCCCAAAACCCCGATGTCTCTACTCTTCAATATCATTGGACCAAACAAACACAATTTATGTATGGGTGAAGTAAAATGAGGAATCTTTAATTTTGTGGAAGATATATGTTTATTTTAGGGACCTTCATAAACTAAAGAGAAATTGATTTTCCAAATCAAACTTTGTTATGTGTATAttttaaagtatatttttatataaatcgaattgatgTAACTCGATTTAGGTATATAAGTAGTAAATCAAATTGATCAAATTTGAATCAGTAGCAATAAAGATAAATCGAATTGACGTGACTCGATTTAGCATGGATGTAAATTTGTTTCAAGGTAAATCCTACTAAATTCGATTTGGCATGCATATACTTAGATACATGTAATTCGAAGTggttaaatttgatttatgtgCAAATACACGAATTGCATAAATCGAATTCATAAAATTCGATTTATTGTATTTTGATACACCAACAATTATATCTATATGGAGCCAATGCTAAATCGAATTCAATTAGTTCGATAATACGAGTCtatgaaaaaaaattgtattttataaagtttaaaaatttttattatgtataggttattataaattttattatgtatAAGTTAGTAATGAAAAAAAATGCATTACAAATATAAGTTATTTTTCataatatattgataaaaattGTACTAGTGACTAATTTAGTATCTCTTTTTGCATTATAAATTATATCTAAGAATTGATAtttgattgttattaatatacttttgaaaatatatatttaatttttaattttatttctataattttatatttttatttaattatgaccgggTCAACTGAGTAAATCAATAACTCACCGGTTAAACTAGTAATCCAGTGACCCAATCGTATGACCGGGTCAATTACCAATTCAGTTTTGATAACTATGCTTCCACACATATATTGGGAGGGTGCTTTTTTTATTGAGGAATGCTAGCGGGTCAGtcacttttgtaatttgtagccatcaaatagccatcaatgatggttttaatggtgtgagattggtgtgagatttcatctaatggctcacttttctttgctggttacatgctggccagaatttaacaaagttgctgggcctctagacttttcctttttttattgctGCCTTTCTTATAAATAGGTTGCCAACCAAGGTTTTGGATACAAAATCTCCTTTTGAAATGCTTAACAACTCAAAGTGTGATTattctcttttaaaaatttttggctGTGCTTGTTTTTCACATTTAAGACCCTTTAACAAACAAAAACTAGATTTCAGGTCTGAGTCATTTGTTTTCTTGTGATATGCTCCTCAATTAAACGGATCTAAATGTCTTAATAAAAATGTTAGAATTATCATAGCTAAAAAtgttaattttgatgaaa
Encoded here:
- the LOC112750215 gene encoding transcription factor MYB124 isoform X2 produces the protein MQDNMKKQKQKQVVVVANNEESNKKKEHRIVMWTQEEDDILREQVGIHGTENWGIIASKFKDKTTRQCRRRWFTYLNSDFKKGGWSPEEDMLLCEAQKLFGNRWTEISKVVPGRTDNAVKNRFSTLRKKRAKYEALAKENHTSYTNSNNKRVILQHGYVTDSASESGVSTKKMRRSHIPVVEERINYGDRLHKQNGSQISQQPRAPFAVLPQNSHNVNNLPDQHDICSLKFNGYGQNKLQGTFLKKDDPKINALMQQAEFLSSLALKVDAENMDQSLENAWKVLQEFLRRTKESDGPRCKVPDLQLVDLGDWLEELKSNSERIQPCWRKFKSIQNTKSYEDYSFGLYSRQMELYEDSPGSSEYSTGSTLLPHLGADNSEHSLHQEIETELKSIHIGDQKECEQGVLSTATLDQDVFALNKDRMNKDGIVSASSMTEFSSPPQVTPLFRSLAAGIPSPQFSESRFASLPHHHLKNQATLRRRGTSS
- the LOC112750215 gene encoding transcription factor MYB124 isoform X1, with amino-acid sequence MQDNMKKQKQKQVVVVANNEESNKKKEHRIVMWTQEEDDILREQVGIHGTENWGIIASKFKDKTTRQCRRRWFTYLNSDFKKGGWSPEEDMLLCEAQKLFGNRWTEISKVVPGRTDNAVKNRFSTLRKKRAKYEALAKENHTSYTNSNNKRVILQHGYVTDSASESGVSTKKMRRSHIPVVEERINYGDRLHKQNGSQISQQPRAPFAVLPQNSHNVNNLPDQHDICSLKFNGYGQNKLQGTFLKKDDPKINALMQQAEFLSSLALKVDAENMDQSLENAWKVLQEFLRRTKESDGPRCKVPDLQLVDLGDWLEELKSNSERIQPCWRKFKSIQNTKSYEDYSFGLYSRQMELYEDSPGSSEYSTGSTLLPHLGADNSEHSLHQEIETELKSIHIGDQKECEQGVLSTATLDQDVFALNKDRMNKDGIVSASSMTEFSSPPQVTPLFRSLAAGIPSPQFSESERNFLMKTLGMESPSLNNISLNPSQPPLCKRALLQSL
- the LOC112750215 gene encoding transcription factor MYB88 isoform X3, producing MLLCEAQKLFGNRWTEISKVVPGRTDNAVKNRFSTLRKKRAKYEALAKENHTSYTNSNNKRVILQHGYVTDSASESGVSTKKMRRSHIPVVEERINYGDRLHKQNGSQISQQPRAPFAVLPQNSHNVNNLPDQHDICSLKFNGYGQNKLQGTFLKKDDPKINALMQQAEFLSSLALKVDAENMDQSLENAWKVLQEFLRRTKESDGPRCKVPDLQLVDLGDWLEELKSNSERIQPCWRKFKSIQNTKSYEDYSFGLYSRQMELYEDSPGSSEYSTGSTLLPHLGADNSEHSLHQEIETELKSIHIGDQKECEQGVLSTATLDQDVFALNKDRMNKDGIVSASSMTEFSSPPQVTPLFRSLAAGIPSPQFSESERNFLMKTLGMESPSLNNISLNPSQPPLCKRALLQSL